Genomic DNA from Niabella ginsenosidivorans:
ACTGGGCGCCGGCATTACCCTGGTGGCAGAACTGCTGCCCAAAGAAAAAAGAGGCATCGGCACTTCTCTTGTTGCAGGTTTCGGCGTGCTTGGCGCAGCGATTGCGTTCTTAATAAAAGAAACCTTTCACTGGCGCACCTGTTATTTTATCGGCGGAGGGCTGGGGATCCTTTTGCTGCTGTTGAGAATATCAGTGCTGGAATCGGGCATGTATCATCAAATGAGCAAATCCAATGTGCAGAAGGGCAACCTGTTTATGTTATTCAGCAATAAGGAACGGTTTACCAAATACCTTAAAAGCATCTTTATAGGGCTGCCTACCTGGTTTGTGATCGGCATTCTGATCACCTTCAGCAATGAGTTCGGAAAACATTTCGGCATCAGGGAAGACATCGATCCGGGTAAATCGATCATGTATGCTTATATAGGACTGGCAATAGGCGATATCAGCATCGGGCTGGTAAGCCAATGGCTGAAAAGCAGAAAAAAAGCGCTTTACCTTTTTTACGCACTTACCATTATTTCCATAGTCCTGTTCTTTGCCATACAGTGGAACGGCTCTGCAGCGGGTATGTACATGCTGTGTTTTTTGCTGGGATTTAGTATTGGCTTCTGGGCCATTTTTGTAACGGTAGGAGCAGAACAGTTTGGCACCAATCTGCGTGCCACAGCCGCTACAACCGTCCCCAATTTTGTAAGAGGGCTGCTTCCGCTTATTATTTTCATTTTTAAAGAAATACGGGAGCTGAATAATGTGGGCTATGTCAATGGCGCCATCATTACGGCTGCTATTGTGATGATCGTTTCCACCGTTTCCGTCATTACCCTTCCGGAAACCTTTCATAAGGACCTGAATTATGAAGAAGTCTGATTATAAGGGGACCAGGGATAATAACGCCCGCTGAATCCTCTGACGAACGCAGACCTTCCATCCCTCTTCTGCGAAGTTCCCTGCCTCGCCGGCAACTATGCTGTACACACAACTTTTTTCTCATATTACCTGGGCTTGTACAATAATTGTGATTGTTGTCTTTATTGAGTTGCGGAGTATTGATACAATGACAAACCTTCAACTCTTCTATTTTTTTCAACCTTTTGCCAATCGCCACAAAAGGCTTGGCCAAAAGAACGCTCCGCCTTTTGGCCTCCCACACACATGAAGATTCTAATTGAAAAGCAACTCCCAAATGCTAATGAAGGGGCAGGCAGTAGACTCTTCTGCCGGGTTGTTGTACAGTCAGTACTTCCCTACTTTTTTACAGGAATGGTTTGTTAAAAAGATAAACATCCGTTGTGTAAAAAAGAGGCGCTTTGAAGCCGATTGGCTGCAGTAGTTGCAATTGTGTTCCGGAATTGAAAAACAAGAAAAAGCAGCGCATAATAATCAGAAACGCTTATATCTGTTAGCAAAAGATATGTATACCGGATAGCTCGCCTGCAGGCAGGCGCGTTTTTCTGCAGGAACCTTTAATACTGACTACAGAAATCAACGATCTGCTTCTCATCAATATCTTTCATACATTTAAAATGCCCCAGGGGGCATTTTGGCAGTCCATATTTTGAGCAGGGGCGGCAACTGATCGTAACGCCGGCTACCAGTGAGTGATCAATTTTATAGGGCTGTACGCCCAGCAACTCCGGAATGGTGCTACCCCATATAGATGCGATCGGTTTATTAAACGCTTCCGCAATATGCGTAAGCCCGGTATCAAAGCCGATGACCGCATCTGCTTTAGCCACCAGGAATACTGATTCGTCCAGCGATGTGCTGCCACAGGCATTAAATACTTTATCGCCTGCAACATCGGCCACATATGTTCCGTTTTCTTTAACATCATTGCCGCCTAAAAGCACTACGGGCTTGTTCAGCCGCCGGCAAACAGCAACGATCTTATCATTGGGCATCCTTTTGGTAAAGTGCGCCGCACCAATAATAAAAGCAATATACCCGCCGGCATGTACAGCAGGTAAAAGCGCATTTAAATTATATGCTTTTTTTATAAAATAATCAATAGGCTTATTGTCATTTTTGATCCCCAGCGGGGCCACTGCCTTTAAATAGCGATCCACCAGATGCACCGGCGGTAATAACTGCCTCCTCAATTTAAGGCTCAGCCACTTTTTTATCGTTTGTTTATTATAGGTATATGATTTCAGTCCTGTTTTTAATTTGATAATGGCTGTGCGCAGGTTGCTGTGCAGGTCTACCAGACAATCATACTGCTCCTCCCGGATCTCCCGGATGGTAGCA
This window encodes:
- a CDS encoding MFS transporter, encoding MSTPKQASLFSLTVIVAALGYFVDIYDLLIFGIIRIPSLKELGLTADAITTEGEWILSAQMTGLLLGGILWGVLGDRKGRVKVLFGSILIYSIANICNGFVQNIPQYVIIRFFAGIGLAGELGAGITLVAELLPKEKRGIGTSLVAGFGVLGAAIAFLIKETFHWRTCYFIGGGLGILLLLLRISVLESGMYHQMSKSNVQKGNLFMLFSNKERFTKYLKSIFIGLPTWFVIGILITFSNEFGKHFGIREDIDPGKSIMYAYIGLAIGDISIGLVSQWLKSRKKALYLFYALTIISIVLFFAIQWNGSAAGMYMLCFLLGFSIGFWAIFVTVGAEQFGTNLRATAATTVPNFVRGLLPLIIFIFKEIRELNNVGYVNGAIITAAIVMIVSTVSVITLPETFHKDLNYEEV
- a CDS encoding glycosyltransferase family 9 protein, which encodes MQQPQKILVIRFSSMGDIIYTTPVVRCLKEQLPGTEVHFLTKPAFRYIYEGNPYVDKLLLLKDTLDATIREIREEQYDCLVDLHSNLRTAIIKLKTGLKSYTYNKQTIKKWLSLKLRRQLLPPVHLVDRYLKAVAPLGIKNDNKPIDYFIKKAYNLNALLPAVHAGGYIAFIIGAAHFTKRMPNDKIVAVCRRLNKPVVLLGGNDVKENGTYVADVAGDKVFNACGSTSLDESVFLVAKADAVIGFDTGLTHIAEAFNKPIASIWGSTIPELLGVQPYKIDHSLVAGVTISCRPCSKYGLPKCPLGHFKCMKDIDEKQIVDFCSQY